The genome window TCGCCAATATGAGCGTGCTGGAACTGGCCGAGCTGGTCAAGGCGCTGGAAGAGAAGTTCGGTGTGAGCGCCGCCGTGCCGATGATGGCCGCCATGCCCGCGGCCGGCGCCGCCGAAGCGGCCGCCCCGGCCGAGGAAGAGAAGACCGAGTTCGACGTCATCCTCAAGGAAGTGGGCGCCAAGAAGATCCAGGTCATCAAGGTCGTGCGCGAGCTCACGAACCTGGGCCTGAAAGAGGCCAAGGACCTGGTGGACAGCGCGCCGGCCAAGGTGCTGGAAGCCGTCTCCAAAGAGACCGCAGAGCAGGCCAAGGCTAAGCTCGAGGCGGAAGGCGCTACCGTCGAGATCAAGTAATCCGCATCCGACCCTCTGTCTGTGCCCACACGGCGAGGCCGTCCCCATATGGGGACGGCCTCGTGTCTTGTCAGCGCCTGGGAAATGCCTCGGGCGGCAGTTTCGCCACCAGAGGAAGCCGGCGCTTGAACTCCGTGGCCTGCACGCGCTGCCACATCCCCTGCACCAGCGCCGGCGGCAGGCCGCGCTGCACCGCTTCCTCCGTGCTCAGCCCACAGTCAATCAGAAGATATAGCGCGCGGTCCATGTCGGCATAGGTGAAGCCCAGCTCGCCCTCGTCGGTCTGGCCCGGCCACAGGTCTGCCGTCGGCGGCTTGGCGATGATCTGCGCCGGCACCCCCATGGCCCTGGCCAACTGCCGCACCTGCGTCTTGTACAGGTCCCCCAGCGGGTTCAGCGCACAGGCCATATCGCCGTACAGTGTGCCGTAGCCCAGCCACCACTCGGTCTTGTTGCTCGAGCCAACCACCAATCCCTGCCAGATTTCCGAATGGTCGTATAACACGATCATGCGGGCGCGCGCCATGACGTTGCCGCGCCGGCGCGCCGGCATATCCGGAAACTGCTCCAGGTAGGGATCCACCATCGGGGTGATCTCCACCGTCTTCAGCGTCACGCCCAGCATCTCCGCCACCTGCCGGGCGTCGGCAAAGTGGACCGGGTTCGAGGTGCGGTAGGGTATCCACAGCGCCAACACGTTCTCGGCGCCAATGGCCTCGGCCGTCAGGAAACAGGACAGGGAGGAGTCAATACCGCCGGAAAGGCCGATCACCGCGCGCCCGAAGCCAGCGCGCTGAAGCTGATCGCGGATCCATGCGGTGAGATGCCGGCGCACCAGCTCCACATCCAGCTCTAACGCCGCGTCAATGTCGTGCCATGGATCTTCCATGAGAAAAGAGCCTCCTGAAACACACGCTGAAGTTTATGGGTTGGGAAAAGCCTCTTCCGGCGGGGAGAGGTCCGGGGAGGAGGAAGCCGGCTGGCGCCCTTTGCTCCAGGACACCAGCAGGGCCAGGCCGGCCAGGAACAGCAGAAGGTCCAGCCACTGTGTCAGGCGCAGAGCACCCAGGTACGGCACCTCATCGCCGCGCCAGAACTCCAGCACGAACTGGCCGCCGAAGTAGCCGATGAGGTACAACGCGGTGGGAAGGCCGGCGCGCTGGCGGAAGGGTGCCCAGAGCAGGATGCCCAGGAGCAGAAGGCTTTGCCCTATGCCGAACCACTGCGTGGGAAAGCGCCGCGCCACGACCCCGTAGATGTCCGGGGCGCGCAGGTAGAGCGCTCCCCGGCCGGCTTCACCGTAGGCACAACCGCCGGCCAGACAGGCCAGCCAGCCGAAGACACCCCCCAGCGCCAGGGCAGGACAGAGGAGGTCAGCCCACTGCCAGATGGGCCGGCGGCCGGCGGCCGACCATATCAACAGGGCGACACCGCCGCCGATGAACGCCCCATGAAACGAGATGCCGCCCCGCCAAATGGCCAGGCTTTCCAAAGGATGCTGAGAGAAATAGGCTAGGTTAAAAAGAACATACAGCAGACGTCCCCCCAACAGTCCGCCGGTGAGCACGATGCTGAGAACGTCCATCAGCGCCGGTGGAGAGAGGCCGCGGCGCCGGCCCAGCCACCAGGTCATCAGCAGTCCCAGCAGTAGGCCGGCGTCTACCAGCACGGTGTAGGTGTAGATCGGGCGGCTCCCGATATGAAACAGCACGGTGGGCATGGGTGCTATTCCTGCAGGCCGGCGATGATGCGCTCGTACTTATGCACCAGCTCGCGGGCGTTCTCCATGGAATTCGCCTCAGCGTAGATATGAAACTCCGGCGTGTCCGGGTCCGGCAGGACCAAGACCCACTGCTCCTCAGAGAAGTAAATCTTGATGCCGTCGGTCATGTCGGCACCGTAGTCCTTGTACTGCTCGTTGAGCTTGCGCATGACGGTGCCCTTCAGCTCCCAGGGGCATTCCACCCGGCCGCGGGCAATATGGAACGCCGGCAGGGAATCCACGATGCGGGAGAGGGAGGTCTTCTGCACGGCCAGGAACTCGAGCAGTTTGACGGCCGCCATCATGCCGTCGGCGGCCGGCTGAAAGGCCGGGAAGATGAAGTTGCCGGTGCCGTCGCCGGCCATGATGACCCCCTCCTCCAACGCGGCGCGCGTCAGGGTCGGCAGATCGGTCTTCGTCCGCCGCACGCTGGCCCCATACCGGGCCGCCAGCCGCTCCAGGATATGGGACTGGTGCACCGGCACCACGATGGCCCCCGGCCCCATGGTCTCCCAGGCCAGCACCGCCATCGCCGCCAGGGCCACACCGTTGGGAAGAATTTTACCGCGATTATCGGCGATGAACAATTTCTCCCCACCTACATCGAAGCGCACGCCCAGGTCCGCGCTCAGCGCCCCGGTGATGAGCGCCATCTCCCAGAGGGCTTTCTCGAACTCGTCCTGCCCGATCGACATCTTGCTTTCGTCAATATGGGCGTTGAGGGGCACCGTGTCCACATGGAGCTGGTTGAGGATGTTGGGCATGACATAGGTCACGGGTGAATAGGCATAGTCGCAGACAATGCGGAAGCGGCGTTCCCGGATGGCCGGCACGTTGACCGCCTTCAGGAAACCGTCAATATAGCGTTCGGCCACGCCCTGGGCATAGGAAATCGTGCCGATATCGTCCAGATAGACCCGGCGAAAGTCCTCGCGGAAGAAGACCCGTTCAATGTTGCGCTCGACCGACTTGCTCAGGTTCAGCCCATCCTTGTCCATGAAGCGAATGTCCACCACGCGCTGGTCGAAGGGGGAGACGCGCAGGTGCACGCCGCCGACGGCGTCGCTGGTGCGGGTGTAGTAGCAGGCGACGGGGATGGGCATGGTGCGCAGGTCCAGCACGTTGATGCCGGCGGAGGGCAGGCCGGAGATCGTGGCGCGCTTCAGCATGCGGGGACTGCGGTGCGGGTCGCGGTTGATGGTCACGGTACTGCCCTTCGGCAACGTGGCGCCGAACGCCGCCCCCAATTTGGCGGCGAACTCCGGCGTCAGATCAATGTTCACCATGCCGGTGACGCCGAAGCGCCCGAAGAGGGTGCGCCGGCTTTGCGCCCCCCAGATCAGGCTGGAATAGACGTTGACGCCGGCCTCAATCTCCTTCTCCGGCCAGATCTTCACGTTGGCGTGGATCACCGCGTTGCGCCCGACAATGGTGCGGTCTCCGATGACCGCGCCCTCGAACGTCATGACGTTCGTGTGAAGGTTGCACTGCCGGCCGACGATGGTGCCGCGCAGTTCGCAGGCCTCCCCAATGTAGGAGTTGCGCCAGATGATACAGCGGTCCACATGCGCCCTGTTATCCACGATGGAATAATCGCGTATCACGGTAGGGCCGTGGATGGTGACGCCGCCCTTGATCTTGACCTCGCGCCCCAGGTAAATTGGGCCGTACAGCTTGGCGTCCGGGGCAATCTCCACGCCCGGCTCCACCCAGATGTTCCCCCCGATATGCTCCCCCAGCGGCTCCGCCTTGACCCGGCCGGCGAGCAGGTCCGCGGTAGCGCGCATGTACTCGGGAATGTTGCCGATATCGCACCAGTATCCATCGGCAATATAACCGAAGAGGGGATCATTACGCTCCAGCATCACGGGGAACAGGTCCTTGCTGAAGTCGAAGGCCTTGCCGGCGGGGATGTGGTCCAGCACCTCCGGCTCGAGCACATAAATGCCCGTGTTGACCGTATCCGAGATCACCTCGCTCCAGCTCGGCTTTTCCAGGAACTGGCGGATGTGTCCTTCCTCGTCGGTGATGACCACGCCGTACTCCAAGGGGTTGGGCACGCGGTACAGGGTGATGGTGGCAAGGGCGCGCTTCTGACGGTGGTAGTCCAGGATGGCCTGCAGGTCGAAATCGGTAAGGGCGTCGCCGCTGATGATAATGAAGGTCTCATCCAGGTACTGCTGGGCGTTCTTGACACTGCCGGCGGTGCCCAGAGGCTCTTCCTCCACCGAATAATGGATGTTCATGCCCCAGCTCTGGCCCGTCCCCAGGAAATCCTGGATGGTCTCCGCCATATACTGCAGGGTCACCACCACCTCGGTGATGCCGTGGCGCTTCAGCAGGTCCAGAATATGGGCGATAATCGGTTTATTGGCGACGGGGACCATTGGCTTGGGCCGGCCGATGGTGAGGGGCCGCAAGCGTGAGCCTTCTCCTCCTGCCATGACAACCGCCTTCACTGCTCACCTCCTCGGTCTGTGGAATAGTAGCCCCCTTGGCAGGGCGTCAGCATTGACACAAAGCGCAGGACCTTTCCACCGGAGAAAGTGAAAATGTCTTCTGTCTTCATCATACCATAAACCGGCGAGCTTGTAAACAGCCGAGGAAGATTGCGGATGGCGAAATTCGCCATCACCGGCGGAGCGCACGGAGCAGGTTAGTGAGGATGCCGGCGGCCAGTCCGAACCCCAGCGCGCCGGCCCGTGCCAGGAGAAAGGCCGGCGCCAGCAGTGCCACTGTCCGGTCCCTGGACCAGGCGCGCACGCAGAAGGGGATGGTGGAGACCAGGAATGCCGCCAGAGAAGCGCCGGCCAGCGTCCAGCCGGATCTCCAGAAGAGGCCGGCGATCAGCCCCATGCAGGCCAGCCCCAACAGGAGTATCTGCAGTTTCAGCACCGGGGGCGTGTGGCTGTCGTCCACCGCCTTGCCGGGATGGCGCAGGTGGACCTTGACCTTCCAGAAGCCGATCCAGAACTTCTTGCGCACATAGGCCGGCAGGTTGGCCGCATGCTGATGGCACACCACGGCGCGCGGCTGAAACACCATTTTATGGCCGGCGGCGGCCAGGCGGAAGGAGAATTCCTGATCTTCCACGTTGGCGCGGGGGAAGGATTCATCGAAGCCGCCGTAGCGCAGGAAGATGTCGCGGCGGTAGCCGGCGGAGTATGTATCAATGAAGTCAATATAGCGCCGGCGCGCCATGCGGCGATACTTATCCTCATATTCCAACTGCACGAAGCGCGCCGTAAGCTCCTGCTGGCGGGTGCAGTAGGTGCCCTTGACCCCGACAACCTCCGCCTCCGCGAAAGGCGCCAGCATGGCCTCTGCCCAGTCGGGCGCCGGCTCGCAGTCGGCGTCGGTGAAGAGCAGGATGGCCCCGCGGGCCTGTCGGGCGCCCAGGTTGCGGGCGGCGGCCGCGCCGCGCCCGGGGAGCTGAAGCACAACTGCGCCGGCCCGCCGGGCAATCTCCGCGGTATCGTCGCTGGAGCCGTCATCCACGACGATAATTTCGAGGATGCGCCCTCCGGCGGTCTGGCGTTCCAGCGCCTGCAGGCAGGCCGGCAGGGTGGCGCCGGCGTTTCTGGCCGGCACGATCACCGACGCTGTCAGCGCAAGGGCCTGTTCCATAACCGCCTCATGGGGTTGGTGTGGCCGGCAGTGGTTTGGCGATGATGATAAGC of Anaerolineae bacterium contains these proteins:
- the rplL gene encoding 50S ribosomal protein L7/L12; the encoded protein is MTKEEIIEAIANMSVLELAELVKALEEKFGVSAAVPMMAAMPAAGAAEAAAPAEEEKTEFDVILKEVGAKKIQVIKVVRELTNLGLKEAKDLVDSAPAKVLEAVSKETAEQAKAKLEAEGATVEIK
- a CDS encoding NAD+ synthase, with product MEDPWHDIDAALELDVELVRRHLTAWIRDQLQRAGFGRAVIGLSGGIDSSLSCFLTAEAIGAENVLALWIPYRTSNPVHFADARQVAEMLGVTLKTVEITPMVDPYLEQFPDMPARRRGNVMARARMIVLYDHSEIWQGLVVGSSNKTEWWLGYGTLYGDMACALNPLGDLYKTQVRQLARAMGVPAQIIAKPPTADLWPGQTDEGELGFTYADMDRALYLLIDCGLSTEEAVQRGLPPALVQGMWQRVQATEFKRRLPLVAKLPPEAFPRR
- a CDS encoding prolipoprotein diacylglyceryl transferase, translating into MPTVLFHIGSRPIYTYTVLVDAGLLLGLLMTWWLGRRRGLSPPALMDVLSIVLTGGLLGGRLLYVLFNLAYFSQHPLESLAIWRGGISFHGAFIGGGVALLIWSAAGRRPIWQWADLLCPALALGGVFGWLACLAGGCAYGEAGRGALYLRAPDIYGVVARRFPTQWFGIGQSLLLLGILLWAPFRQRAGLPTALYLIGYFGGQFVLEFWRGDEVPYLGALRLTQWLDLLLFLAGLALLVSWSKGRQPASSSPDLSPPEEAFPNP
- a CDS encoding NTP transferase domain-containing protein, coding for MKAVVMAGGEGSRLRPLTIGRPKPMVPVANKPIIAHILDLLKRHGITEVVVTLQYMAETIQDFLGTGQSWGMNIHYSVEEEPLGTAGSVKNAQQYLDETFIIISGDALTDFDLQAILDYHRQKRALATITLYRVPNPLEYGVVITDEEGHIRQFLEKPSWSEVISDTVNTGIYVLEPEVLDHIPAGKAFDFSKDLFPVMLERNDPLFGYIADGYWCDIGNIPEYMRATADLLAGRVKAEPLGEHIGGNIWVEPGVEIAPDAKLYGPIYLGREVKIKGGVTIHGPTVIRDYSIVDNRAHVDRCIIWRNSYIGEACELRGTIVGRQCNLHTNVMTFEGAVIGDRTIVGRNAVIHANVKIWPEKEIEAGVNVYSSLIWGAQSRRTLFGRFGVTGMVNIDLTPEFAAKLGAAFGATLPKGSTVTINRDPHRSPRMLKRATISGLPSAGINVLDLRTMPIPVACYYTRTSDAVGGVHLRVSPFDQRVVDIRFMDKDGLNLSKSVERNIERVFFREDFRRVYLDDIGTISYAQGVAERYIDGFLKAVNVPAIRERRFRIVCDYAYSPVTYVMPNILNQLHVDTVPLNAHIDESKMSIGQDEFEKALWEMALITGALSADLGVRFDVGGEKLFIADNRGKILPNGVALAAMAVLAWETMGPGAIVVPVHQSHILERLAARYGASVRRTKTDLPTLTRAALEEGVIMAGDGTGNFIFPAFQPAADGMMAAVKLLEFLAVQKTSLSRIVDSLPAFHIARGRVECPWELKGTVMRKLNEQYKDYGADMTDGIKIYFSEEQWVLVLPDPDTPEFHIYAEANSMENARELVHKYERIIAGLQE
- a CDS encoding glycosyltransferase — translated: MEQALALTASVIVPARNAGATLPACLQALERQTAGGRILEIIVVDDGSSDDTAEIARRAGAVVLQLPGRGAAAARNLGARQARGAILLFTDADCEPAPDWAEAMLAPFAEAEVVGVKGTYCTRQQELTARFVQLEYEDKYRRMARRRYIDFIDTYSAGYRRDIFLRYGGFDESFPRANVEDQEFSFRLAAAGHKMVFQPRAVVCHQHAANLPAYVRKKFWIGFWKVKVHLRHPGKAVDDSHTPPVLKLQILLLGLACMGLIAGLFWRSGWTLAGASLAAFLVSTIPFCVRAWSRDRTVALLAPAFLLARAGALGFGLAAGILTNLLRALRR